One Coprobacter fastidiosus genomic window, CCCGACTTGGGCCCATGATGCCCGTAGTTTGAGCAGATTGATTTTATCCGGCATCATTATCCATTCATTCAACAGTGTGCTTACCGAGACAGAAGGATAAAAGAACGAATTATTTTTTTTCGGTAAAGTAGAAGACCAGTCATTGCGTCCAGTTATATCCAAAAATAATTTATTTTTATATGCTAAGTTTGCAGTAAAGTAAATGCTGTTCACACGTTTGTTAAGAATTTTCTGATCCCATTCGATAGAAGATATCGCATTTGCCAGTTTATAAACTCCGGGAGTAATCAATCCATTGGCTGCATTAGACAGCATATTTACTTTATACACCATCATATTTCCACCCGCAGCAGCATTTAATGTGAGTCCGTTGGAAAAGCTGTTGTGGTATGTCAGTAAAACATCGCTGTTCAACTCGTAGTTGAAAATATTTTGTGTTTTGAAATAACCTTTGGCAAATCCGACGGTACTTACCGGACGGTGTTGTTCCCGTATATCGTTTTCCATTTGAAAAGCCGAGCGAATCATAAAATCAAAATGATTGTTGAGTTTTAAATTGGCTGAAAGCATTGATATGTTGGAGTGTTTTTCTGTCGGGTTTACACATTCGTACAATGTTAGGAAAGGGTTACCTATATTTTTACTGAACGGTTGTGATTGGGTGACGTTCTCTTCTCCTTTTATCCACATGGTACGGTACCAGTCTAAATCGATACTCGGATTTTGGAATATCAGGAAATAGGCAATAGAATTGCTGCTATATCCTACCGAAGGAAGATTGTCGCTTTTACGCCAAGTATAAGTGGTGCGATAGTTAAGACTTAATAATCTGGAAACCTGTTGCTGTCCGGATAATGTAGCTGTGACCCGTTGAAAACCGGTATTCGGCAATATCCAGTTATTTTTCATATGTGTCAGGGATGCCCTTACCGATCCCCGATCGTTGTTCCCTGATATGGAAAGCGAATTGGTCGTTGTATAGCCTAACCGGAACAAGTCTTTGCGGTTGTTTTTATAGGCTCTCCATGGTGTAGGCTCATCGGCCCGGTCTTGTTTGTCTTTATCATATTGATAGAATAACTGTCCTTCGAACCGAGGTCCGAAAGCACTGCTTGTTCCTCCGTTTCCGGTGTATGTGCCATCGGGAGCATCACCGTAGGAATAATAGTGTTGTCCGGCATATATACTGCCTTCCGGTCCTATATTGGTAGCTTGCCCTTGTCCGAATTCATATTGATAATCCGGCCACATCAAGACATTCTCGATGCTTGTATTCGAAGAGAATGAAACTCCCAACTTTTTGTCTTGTTCGCTACCGTTTTTAGTTGTGATCATAATGACACCGTTTGCAGCTCGAGAGCCGTATAACGCAGTCGCGCTGGCACCTTTCAGCACTTGTATACTGGCTATGTCTTCAGGATTCAGATCTGAAAAACCGTTTCCGAAGTCGATTGACGCTTCCGATGTGGCAGCAAGGGCGTTTCCTGAATTGAGCATAGGAGCACTCATCGGGACTCCGTCTACAACAATCAGGGCATTGTTTCCGCCTTGATTCAGAGAAACGTCTCCACGTAAAGAAATTCTTGTGGAGCCTAATGGACCGGACGGGGCATTAATGCTCAGTCCGGCAACTTTCCCTACTAACCCTTGTGACCAGTTGGTTGAGATGGCTTTGGTAATATCATCTCCTTCCAGTTTTGTGGTTGAATACCCTAATCCACGTTCGTTTCTTTTAATGCCTAAAGCTGTTACAACGACATCGTTCAAA contains:
- a CDS encoding SusC/RagA family TonB-linked outer membrane protein yields the protein MTKKAFILLLNLMALTVHAQTVIKGKVIDKNDLPLTGVNVSVKGTNQGTITDIDGNFSLTCKGTPKNTDIIVFNFLGYETKNIPYEKMKQNGTIRLKEKNVSLNDVVVTALGIKRNERGLGYSTTKLEGDDITKAISTNWSQGLVGKVAGLSINAPSGPLGSTRISLRGDVSLNQGGNNALIVVDGVPMSAPMLNSGNALAATSEASIDFGNGFSDLNPEDIASIQVLKGASATALYGSRAANGVIMITTKNGSEQDKKLGVSFSSNTSIENVLMWPDYQYEFGQGQATNIGPEGSIYAGQHYYSYGDAPDGTYTGNGGTSSAFGPRFEGQLFYQYDKDKQDRADEPTPWRAYKNNRKDLFRLGYTTTNSLSISGNNDRGSVRASLTHMKNNWILPNTGFQRVTATLSGQQQVSRLLSLNYRTTYTWRKSDNLPSVGYSSNSIAYFLIFQNPSIDLDWYRTMWIKGEENVTQSQPFSKNIGNPFLTLYECVNPTEKHSNISMLSANLKLNNHFDFMIRSAFQMENDIREQHRPVSTVGFAKGYFKTQNIFNYELNSDVLLTYHNSFSNGLTLNAAAGGNMMVYKVNMLSNAANGLITPGVYKLANAISSIEWDQKILNKRVNSIYFTANLAYKNKLFLDITGRNDWSSTLPKKNNSFFYPSVSVSTLLNEWIMMPDKINLLKLRASWAQVGNDTDPYKTSQYYETTNFAGSVKLPSTLFNADFKPEISTNYEVGMDFRTFNNRLGIDFSYYLNRTKNQILDAPMDPTTGYSKATINSGEVQNMGYEIELNAMPVITNDFRWTTRFNWSKNKNKILSLSETADENQLISKIGPASIIGRVGGTVGDIWGYKFKRTEDGQMIIDESGLPVLTDEIEYAGSAYPAWKAGWYNEFKYKNFTLGILIDGQYGGKIFSATNMRLGIQGKIKATLNGRLPGTPLYIAGDDPRIADAGLSPIGGLYVVAPGVVENADGSYNPNTKLVTAQVYYKEYYDQNVEASLFDASFLKIREIRIEYEFDKKLLRKTPLSQASIALYGRNLFCFTDYPVFDPETAALDGGNIVVGIEAGSLPSTRSFGVNLNVSF